Proteins encoded together in one Carya illinoinensis cultivar Pawnee chromosome 3, C.illinoinensisPawnee_v1, whole genome shotgun sequence window:
- the LOC122304816 gene encoding uncharacterized protein LOC122304816 encodes MAVSPEEFKRISMCEVAKVAWKILEVTHEETKTVKNSKLQLLTTKFEEIKMLEDESFNEFYDKLNDIVNSKFNLGEKVDELRTMRKILRSLPERFRLKVTAIEENKDLDTIKVEELVGSLQTYESSLPQVRKVELTKAESECAFSDSDVALAKANQDFSIQEAYNDVCEEVVKLKKLNKKQYNRLTTVEDFCFQNKIKQSSANEKNKPKPKVKWVNKEDTVRFVAHTALRAKKDCSWYLDNACSRHMFGDKALFKKIEPTARGTMTSGDGSKAAVEGKMSIEIPGLPSLHNVLFVNGKSKFTQH; translated from the exons ATGGCTGTATCTcctgaagaatttaaaagaatctccatgtgtgaggtTGCTAAAGTAGCATGGAAAATTCTGGAGGTTACGCATGAAGAAACAAAAACtgtgaaaaactcaaaattacaacTATTAACCACTAAGTTTGAAGAAATTAAGATGCTGGaagatgaaagttttaatgagTTTTATGATAAACTTAATGACATTGTTAATTCCAAATTTAATCTCGGAGAAAAAGTTGATGAATTAAGAACTATGAGGAAGATCCTAAGGTCTCTACCTGAAAGATTCAGACTTAAAGTTACTGctattgaagaaaataaagatttgGATACAATAAAAGTTGAAGAACTGGTCGGATCTTTACAAACATATGAGTCTTCACTTCCTCAAGtaagaaaag TTGAACTAACAAAAGCTGAAAGTGAATGTGCTTTTAGTGATTCGGATGTAGCACTTGCTAAAGCTAATCAGGATTTTAGCATACAAGAAGCATATAATGACGTATGTGAAGAAGtagtcaaattaaagaaactcaacaagaagcagTACAATAGACTCACTACTGTGGAAG ATTTTTGCTTCCAAAATAAGATTAAACAAAGCAGTGCAAATGAAAAGAATAAGCCAAAACCCAAAGTAAAATGGGTGAATAAAGAAGATACTGTGCGCTTTGTTGCTCACACAGCACTTAGAGCAAAGAAAGACTGCTCTTGGTATCTGGACAACGCTTGTTCAAGACACATGTTTGGAGATAAAGCATTATTCAAGAAGATTGAACCAACTGCTAGAGGCACTATGACTTCTGGAGATGGAAGCAAAGCTGCTGTAGAAGGGAAAATGAGTATTGAAATACCTGGATTACCATCTTTACATAatgttttgtttgttaatggtAAAAGCAAATTTACTCAGCATTAG
- the LOC122304292 gene encoding uncharacterized protein LOC122304292, translated as MESESSKDTTAAPRKMRFVPKAPPRRAPKPEVKPEVDEDIDANQAKELLRRFNEGAMRAKSKVEKKVSPSQIAFGIGGASPSIKSYGVPKAGSSYDSHQRPGFKSDNSVSGLREKEYREPWDYYSYYPVTLPMRRPYSGNPEILNEEEFMDDPETITYDENSVSPAMELGLMEENLEPSMFFLQLPPNMPMIKRSATADSREVTDSSRLPGDVHVIKKACSFNELPAGFMGKMLVYRSGAIKLKIGDTLYDVSPGMDCVSAQDVVAINTAEKHCCVVGELNKHATVIPDVDSMLNSMADL; from the exons ATGGAGTCAGAATCCTCCAAGGACACCACTGCTGCCCCCAGGAAG ATGAGATTTGTGCCTAAAGCTCCCCCTAGAAGAGCACCAAAGCCTGAAGTCAAACC TGAAGTCGACGAGGATATCGATGCGAACCAGGCTAAAGAATTGCTGCGACGTTTCAAT GAAGGCGCTATGAGGGCAAAATCTAAGGTTGAAAAGAAAG TGTCACCGTCTCAAATTGCGTTTGGTATAGGAGGTGCATCTCCTTCCATAAAATCATATGGTGTTCCTAAGGCTGGAAGTAGTTATGACAGCCACCAAAGGCCCGGCTTTAAGA GTGATAATTCTGTCTCAGGCCTGAGAGAGAAAGAATATAGAGAACCATGG GACTACTATAGTTATTATCCTGTTACTCTTCCCATGAGGAGGCCATATTCAGGAAATCCAG AGATTCTAAATGAGGAGGAATTTATGGATGATCCAGAAACCATAACTTATGATGAAAATTCAGTGAGTCCAGCGATGGAGCTTGGTCTAATG GAGGAAAATCTGGAACCTAGCATGTTCTTTCTTCAGTTACCACCGAATATGCCTATGATAAAGCGATCTGCTACTGCTGATAGCCGGGAGGTAACTGACAGCTCAAGGCTTCCTGGGGATGTGCATGTTATCAAAAAGGCCTGTTCTTTCAATGAGTTACCAGCAGGCTTCATGGGTAAAATGCTAGTGTACAGGAGTGGTGCTATTAAGCTGAAGATTGGTGATACCCTTTATGAT GTTTCTCCAGGTATGGATTGTGTTTCCGCTCAGGATGTTGTTGCTATCAATACTGCAGAGAAGCATTGTTGTGTAGTTGGGGAACTCAACAAGCATGCCACGGTTATCCCAGATGTGGACTCCATGTTGAATAGTATGGCTGATTTATAA
- the LOC122304293 gene encoding cytochrome P450 72A397-like: MSRMNDSVLYSLAFSSLLLLLYGIVRISYSIWWKPKSLERCIKRQGIRGTSYKPLIGDMKEFVKAITEAWSKPITLNHQIVPRVNPFTLKTVQKYGKICMFWAGTRPRLIIMDPKMVKEVLSNKLGHFQKPPLGPLILILTKGLTTLEGEQWAKRRSIINPAFRLEKLKGMIPAFTSSCSEMIERWQKMAGPRGACEVDVWPDLQKFSADVISRAAFGSNYEEGKRLFELQNEMIVLTLEAMQTSYIPGFRFVPTKKNRRRKELYREIKSMLRNIIQRKVNATRAGESRVDDLLGLLLQSNNQNDIPENATATTDSGLSIEEVIEECKQFYLAGQETTSSWLTWTMIVLAMHPDWQEKAREEVLLVCAKNEPNSEAITHLKIVTMILYEVQRLYSPVIAQYQHTCKDAKIGDISLPAGVDLVLPTLLIHHDPELWGDDAEEFKPERFSEGVSKASKDQLAFFPFGWGPRTCIGQNFAIMEAKIALVMILQNFSFELSPSYTHAPKTVLTLQPQHGAQIILHPL; encoded by the exons ATGTCAAGAATGAATGACTCTGTGCTCTATTCTCTAGCTTTCTCTTCACTGCTTCTACTCCTCTATGGTATCGTGAGGATTTCCTACTCAATTTGGTGGAAACCCAAATCGCTAGAGAGGTGCATAAAACGCCAAGGAATTAGAGGCACGTCTTACAAGCCTCTGATTGGGGACATGAAAGAGTTTGTGAAGGCAATAACAGAAGCATGGTCTAAACCCATTACTCTAAATCATCAGATTGTTCCTCGTGTGAATCCCTTCACCCTAAAGACTGTCCAAAAATACG GGAAGATATGTATGTTTTGGGCTGGGACAAGACCAAGGCTGATTATCATGGATCCGAAGATGGTGAAAGAAGTTCTGTCTAACAAGCTAGGGCACTTCCAAAAGCCTCCACTAGGCCCTCTTATTCTCATTCTGACCAAGGGACTCACAACTCTAGAGGGTGAGCAATGGGCAAAACGCAGAAGTATAATCAATCCTGCTTTCCGCTTGGAGAAACTGAAG GGGATGATACCGGCATTCACATCCAGTTGCAGTGAGATGATTGAACGATGGCAGAAGATGGCTGGTCCTCGAGGAGCTTGTGAAGTTGATGTTTGGCCTGATcttcaaaaatttagtgcagatGTTATATCTAGAGCAGCGTTTGGAAGCAACTATGAAGAAGGGAAACGTCTCTTTGAACTTCAAAATGAGATGATCGTACTAACTCTTGAAGCCATGCAAACCTCATATATTCCTGGTTTTAG ATTCGTACCAACTAAGAAGAACAGGAGAAGAAAGGAGCTGTACAGAGAGATCAAATCAATGCTAAGGAATATAATTCAAAGGAAAGTGAATGCCACGAGGGCTGGAGAATCAAGGGTTGATGACTTACTAGGCCTGCTCTTGCAATCTAATAACCAGAACGATATACCAGAAAATGCAACTGCTACAACTGATAGTGGCTTGTCAATTGAGGAAGTGATAGAGGAATGCAAGCAGTTCTACCTCGCTGGCCAAGAAACAACTTCAAGCTGGTTGACATGGACAATGATAGTCTTAGCTATGCACCCAGACTGGCAAGAGAAGGCAAGGGAAGAAGTCCTACTAGTCTGTGCAAAAAATGAACCCAATTCTGAAGCTATAACCCACCTCAAGATA GTCACCATGATACTTTATGAAGTCCAGAGGTTATATTCACCCGTGATTGCTCAATATCAACACACTTGCAAGGATGCCAAGATAGGAGATATCTCCCTCCCAGCTGGAGTTGATCTTGTACTACCTACATTACTCATCCATCATGATCCTGAACTTTGGGGTGATGACGCAGAGGAATTCAAACCAGAGAGATTCTCTGAAGGTGTTTCAAAAGCATCGAAGGATCAGTTAGCATTCTTTCCATTTGGGTGGGGCCCAAGGACCTGTATTGGCCAAAATTTCGCCATCATGGAAGCTAAGATTGCTTTGGTCATGATTCTTCAAAATTTCTCATTCGAGCTCTCGCCTTCCTACACTCACGCCCCCAAGACTGTTTTGACCCTTCAACCACAGCATGGAGCTCAAATCATATTACACCCACTTTAG